The following is a genomic window from Patagioenas fasciata isolate bPatFas1 chromosome 1, bPatFas1.hap1, whole genome shotgun sequence.
GGTCCTTGAAGCACCTTCTCTGCCACACAGCAAGGGTAGCGCTGGGAGCTTTGTTTGCGGCAGTTCCCTCCCCAAATTTCACTCCTTCCACCAAGAGCTTTGGGGCGCTTGCCTGTCCCTGtctcctccccagggctggggacagtcgGGGACACAGCTGTCCTAGGGGATGGTTGACTTCAAAGCCTGTGTCCCCCAGGGAAGTGGGGGGACAGTGGGCTTGCAGGGTGCAGAGGTGGCACCCAAGTGACACCGGGGGCGTGATGTCTGGGGTCCCCAGTCCTAAATAACCAATCCGGGACTGATCCTGCCATGCATTGACCCCACTCCCCCAGACCAGGTCCCCTGGGGTGAGCAGGGAcccccattttttccccattgGTCCCCACCCAGGGCCAGGAGCCACAACCGCCCCAGCAGGAGCTCCCCACATGCTCCAGTGGACACATCCTGAGGGGTcgctgccccaaacccccccggggaCTTCCCGTAGGTCCCAGACCCCATTTGACCCCACCAGGGTCCCCACCGCCAGCCCACCATGGAGCCCCATGTGCCCTGTGTCCTCAAGCACCTTTGCTTGGCTGGAGCCTCTGAGTTGGGGCACACAGGAagggacttggggacacaggCCATTTCTCCCACATGTGCCATCCTTTGGGACCCACTGGCCCCACAAACTGCCGTTGTCCCCTGGGACACAGCACCCCCGGAGCcatccccccaaactcctgagcaccccagcagctctgccccatgCACAGGCAGATgaaccccccccaaaataaaggTTCACCCCAAAAGTCAGGGTGCAGCTCGCAGGccgtgaggaggaggaaggggctgAGCAGCCACAAGCCCATGGGGATGGGCTCAGCCCCATGTATCTTGAAGGTTGAATTTGGGAGATTTAGGGCAATATTGGGGTTTATCTCAGGAGGGGAGGTGCGGCATGGGGGAACCCCCTATTAGGGAAGGGTGTAGGGGCTGGGGGGACAAAGCGGGGACCGGAGGGGTGGGAAGGGGGTTCGCACTCACCCGCGGTGCCCTCGCTGCTGCCAGGCTGCGCCGGGACTGGAGCATCGCGGGGAGGGATGCCGGCCAGGCTGGGAGTGCCGCgcagcctcctccccttcccGGGGCAGAGCCACCTGCCAAAGCCACCCAGCCCCAACGGGCCACCAGCCTGTCCCCAACCCACGGGTCCCGCCACGGCCCTCTCGCCCCAGCCGGATACCAGAGGCTTTTATAGGGCTGGGAGAGCCAGACCCTGCATTTCCCTCCCGGCACACGCTGCCGGTCACGCTTTCCTGTCCCTCCTCTGTGTGTCCCCGCCGTCCCCAAGCCCTCGCGCTGGGCACCAAGCCTGCCCGGGGCATGTTCATCCCTGCTCACCATCCTCTGCCTCCATAAAACGGGGTTTTCCTCCCGCTTGTGCCTCCCAGCCCCATTGGTCACTTTTGCCCACCCAAAatcctggggggctgtggggtgagggCAGAGAAACCCCAAAGCTTGTGGAGCAGAACAGAGGCCTGGAGCAGCGGTGAGGGGCCACAGGGGGGGCTCAGCTCCCTCTCTGAGCCGCCTGCAGGAACTTTATTTGCCATTTCTCCTGAACGAAAAGTTATCAAAATCAGCTTTACTGTGTCTACCTATAGGTTTGCATCCATAGGCAGGACCTCAGGGTGGCTGCACCGCTTCACTGGGACGGCTCCTGTGAGCCCACACGGATCCTGCAGCCAGAGCGGTGATTTCGGAGGAGCCAACACCACCTGCACGGACCACAGTGACATCTCCAGCACTCGATCCCACACGATCCGAAATGGCCACAGATCCTTTCCTAGATCCatcccctcctcctcccgctttcccaccacatcagcatcactcCGTAATCAACCATTTACAGCCTCTTATCAGTGATTTTTCCACCTGCCCCAACCCCACAGCGAGGATTTTTGCCTTGTGAGGATTTCTCTGGGCACGGTGCAAGAAAAAGGTCGTTATTCATAATATCTTGGGGTAAATAGACAAAGGATCAGCAGCCGAAGTTTCCAGCAAGTCTTTTCATAGAAAATCTCCCTCTTTTTATGCAGCAGCAAGGGAAAAATGCTCAACCAGTCCCTCCTCCTCTTGTCCAAAGGGCTTGTGAGCATTCACCCAAATTTTGGAATTTTGTGgggagagaggcagaaaaaacacacaaaagtgCTTGTTTGGGCACTTCCCCAGCAGGTGACGGGGATGTGACACCCTCGGAGGTCTGAGTTGAGGGACACAGACCTGGGGAGAGCATCCCCGATGGAGTTTTGGCTGTTTAAGCGACAACCTGGACCTTTGTGCCGCTGTTCACGCGCTGTATGCAGGCAAAGGCACCAGAACTTGTCCTGCAATTAAGCACCAGGCGGTTGCACCGAGGGTTTGCCGGAACACTCAGGCGCCGCGGCTCTCCCGCTCCCCGGCATCTTCTGAAAACACCAAGGTGCAGTCGAACACCTCCTGGAAGGAGTCGAGGAAAGGCTGGAGGACGTGGTCAACAGTGACGGGCCGGCCCAGCTCGCGGCTCAGCGACGTGACGCCTTTTCCCTCCAGCCCGCAGGGGACGATGTGGTCGAACCAGGTGAGGTCAGTGCAGCAGTTCAGCGCCAGCCCGTGCGAGGTGATGTGGTTCCCGCAGTGCACCCCTGCGGGGGCCGAAGCACCCGCTCGTCAGCGCCCGTTGGTTTTAttagtttattttatttagtgATGGCTCGCTTCACCCCATCCCCGCATCCCACTTGTCAGGGTTTCAGGTGGGCTCGGACAGGGGGCAGTGTTGAAAATGGGAGTCTGGGCTGCAGGACCCTGAGATGAAGCTACAGAGCccaactgggggtgctgggatcCAGGATGGGGTGCAAGATGTGGGGCTGTGGTACAGGGGAAAAGctcaggggctggggacaaaggggaaggGGACAAGACTGGGGATCAGGTTGCAGGCACCCAGCTCTGGGTGCAAGGGCCAAGCTGCAGAAGGTGCAGTGCCCTGGTGTGGGGTGCAAGGGTCCAAAATTGTGCTGGCCCCCATACTCCTCCCTGCACACCCCCCTGCTGTGTGTACCCACCCTGGTGCCaccttccccatgctgcacgTGTCCCGGTGCATCTCCCAGCCCGGTGCATCCTTGCTCGGTGCATTTCCCGCCCCCGGTGCACATGTCCCCAGAGCATGTCCCCCTCATGCACGCCATCCCTTGGTGCATGCTACCCCTGCTGCATGCCCCTTACCCCTGTGTCACCTTTCCCAGTGCACGTCCCCCCGGTGCACAGCATCCCCTGGTGCATGCCCTGCCTCGCTGCATGCCCCCCGGTGCATGCTATCCCCACTCTGGTGCATGTCCCTCCCATGCATGTCACCCCAGTGCACATCGCTGCTgcatgtcacccatgtcaccccacTCCAGTGCATGTTACCCCAGTGCACCCCCCTCCCACCCAGTGCATTTCCCCCTGTGCATGTCCCCCTCTCACCCTGGTACATGTCACCCCCCCCCAGTGCATGACCCCCAGTGCACACCCCTGGTAGATGTCACCCCCCCAGTGCATGACCCCCAGTGCACACCCCTGGTAGATGTCACCCCCCAGTGCATGATCCCCAATGCACACCCCTGGTAGATGTCACCCCCCCAGTGCATGACCCCCAGTGCACACCCCTGGTAGATGTCACCCCCCCAGTGCATGATCCCCAGTGCACACCCCTGGTAGATGTCACCCCCCAGTGCATGATCCCCAATGCACACCCCTGGTAGATGTCACCCCCCCAGTGCATGACCCCCAGTGCACACCCCTGGTGCATGTCCCCCACTGCATTCCTCCCCCGGTGCATGCCCCCTGCTCCGGTACATGTCACCTCCACGGTGCATGTCCCCTCCCCGGGTGCACCCCTGCCACCTGGTGCATGTCACCCCACTgctttccacccctggtgcatgCCCCCCACCCTGGTACATGTCACCCCCCCCCAGTGCACACCCCTGGTACATGTCACCCCCCCAGTGCATGACCCCCAGTGCACACCCCTAGTGCATGTGTCCCCCCCGGTACATccccccatccatgccccccagTGCACTCCCCCCTCCGGTGCATGTTCCCCACGGTGTACCCCCCCACACCTGGTGCACGACCCCCCGCCCAGTGCACACCCCTGGTGTATGTTCTCCCCGGTCCATGTCACCCACCCGGTGCATGCCCACCCGGTCCATGTCACCCACTCGGTGCATGACCCCCCAGTGCACACCCCTGGTGCATGTTCCCCCCGGTCCATGTCACCCACTCGGTGCATGACCCCCCAGTGCACACCCCTGGTGCATGTTCCCCCCGGTCCATGTCCCCCCGGTGCGTGTCCCCTCACCGATGGCGCACACTTTGCTGTCGCCCATCCAGACGCCGGTGAAGGGCGGCGGGAGGGCGCGGGCGGCGGCCAGGCCGAAGCGGCGGCACATCCGCACCACCAGCGCCTCCAGCGCCGCCACGTAGCCCCGCAACGGGAGGCGGCGGCGCCGCAGGTCGAGAACCGGGAAGGCGAGGAGCTGCCCGGGCCCGTGGAACGTGATGtggccgccccgccgcgccgccagcagccccgcgccccgcgcccgcagccgcgccgccgcctccgcctccGGGGCGCCCCGCAGCCCCCACACGTACACGGGGGCCGCCGGTTCGCTCAGCACCACGCTCTCCCCGGCGGTGGAAGCGGGGGTGGGAGCGGGGACGGGAACGGGCCCGGGCCCGGGccgcgccgcccgcgccgccgccacgCAGCGCTCCTGCACCCGCAGCGCCTCGGTGTACGGACACAGCCCCAGGCGCAGCACCCGCACCGGGGCCCGGGACATGGCGGCGGGGAACGGGGCGCCGGGACCGGGACCACGGGGAAGGGAGCGGGTTAGGCCGCggccgccggggccgccgggagggagggggcggggcggagATCGGCGTGGGGGACGCGGGAACGGGGAAAGGGGATGCGCACGGGGAGAGAGGATggaggagaggggacagggatggggacagggatgtggaatgggacagagatggggactgTGGACAGCGGACAGAGGTGCGAacaggggacagagatggggacagggatgtggaaTTTGGACAGAGATgcgggacagacatggggacagggatgtggaattgggacagagatggggaccaagggacaggaatggggacagAGGATCGCGAGAGGGGGATGGAGACAgaggtgggggacaggggacagagatggggacagggatgtggaaTGAGGACAGagatgggggacaagggacagggatggaggggacagaggacGGGGAGAGGGGGATGGAGACAGAGATGGGGTacgggggacagagatggggacagggatgtggaaTGGGGACAGAAATGGGGACAaggagcagggatggggacagagatgggggacagggatggggacagggatgtggaaTGGGACAGagacgggggacaggggacagcaatgaggacagagatggggacatggatgtggaatggggacagagatgggggacCAGGGACAGGGATAGAGGGGACAGAGGATGGGGAGAGGGGGATGGAGACAGAGATGGGGGACagaggacagagatggggacagggatgtggaaTGGGGACAGAAATGGGGGACGGGGATGGGCACATagacaggggacaagggacagggatggagaagacagggtggggagagggggaTGGAGACAGAGATggaggacaggggacagggatgtgggGGATAAGGAATGGGAAGAGGGGGACAGAGGATAGAGATAGGGGACAGGGTAAAGGGGACAGAAATGGGGGATAGGGGCAAGCacgggggatggggacagggggctggaggactggggacagggatgggggataGGAGACAGGGGAGTGGGAACAGAGATAGAGGATAGGGGACGGGGACAGAGGTTGAGGATAGGGGACAGGCACAGAGGGTGGaagacagaggggacagagatgGAGGACAGGATGGGGACTGGGGAAAGGGGACAGATGGAGAACAAGGGACATGGATGGGGGGataggggatggggacaagggggtggagACAGGGATAGGGGCATAGGGGACAGGTGGATGTTGGACAGGGGGCAGGGATGAGGCATAGGGGACAGGGatgaggggatggggacaagggacagagaTAGAGGACAGGGATaaggagatggggacagagttaggggagaggggacagggataAGGGATAGGGACAGAggacgggggacaggggacagaaaTGGGGGGATAGGGTATGGGGACAGAGGGTAGAGGACAGGAATGGGAGACAGGGGACAGAGATTGAGGACAGAGGACAGGCACAGGGGATAGGGACAGAGATGGCAGAGAGGGGGAGATGTGACAGATACAGAGGTTGgaggacaggggggacagagatggaggacaggggatggggacagagatggagaacagggggacaggggatggtTGTTTGTGGCTGGGGAATGGAGGAcagcacctggggacatgggacatggcctGAGACAGGATATCAGGCATGGGGGCCGTGGTGGGGGATAGAAGACAGGGGACAGGGGTTAGAGATAGGGGACAGGAGGTTGGGGACAGAGGGATCGGGCCTGAGGACAG
Proteins encoded in this region:
- the KCNE3 gene encoding potassium voltage-gated channel subfamily E member 3 isoform X1; translation: MGLSPSPWACGCSAPSSSSRPASCTLTFGVNLYFGGGSSACAWGRAAGVLRSLGGWLRGCCVPGDNGSLWGQWVPKDGTCGRNGLCPQVPSCVPQLRGSSQAKVLEDTGHMGLHGGLAVGTLVGSNGVWDLREVPGGVWGSDPSGCVHWSMWGAPAGAVVAPGPGWGPMGKKWGSLLTPGDLVWGSGVNAWQDQSRIGYLGLGTPDITPPVSLGCHLCTLQAHCPPTSLGDTGFEVNHPLGQLCPRLSPALGRRQGQASAPKLLVEGVKFGEGTAANKAPSATLAVWQRSLEEDMEENNQTEIWHQSLQVVLDALNQTLQGVVLCPTDRPATTAAAARNTSARATRPGRNDNAYMYILFVMTLFAATVGSLILGYTRSRKVDKRSDPYHVYIKNRVSMI
- the LIPT2 gene encoding octanoyl-[acyl-carrier-protein]:protein N-octanoyltransferase LIPT2, mitochondrial isoform X1, yielding MSRAPVRVLRLGLCPYTEALRVQERCVAAARAARPGPGPVPVPAPTPASTAGESVVLSEPAAPVYVWGLRGAPEAEAAARLRARGAGLLAARRGGHITFHGPGQLLAFPVLDLRRRRLPLRGYVAALEALVVRMCRRFGLAAARALPPPFTGVWMGDSKVCAIGVHCGNHITSHGLALNCCTDLTWFDHIVPCGLEGKGVTSLSRELGRPVTVDHVLQPFLDSFQEVFDCTLVFSEDAGERESRGA
- the KCNE3 gene encoding potassium voltage-gated channel subfamily E member 3 isoform X2, whose amino-acid sequence is MNMPRAGLVPSARAWGRRGHTEEGQESVTGSVCREGNAGSGSPSPIKASGIRLGREGRGGTRGLGTGWWPVGAGWLWQVALPREGEEAARHSQPGRHPSPRCSSPGAAWQQRGHRGLEEDMEENNQTEIWHQSLQVVLDALNQTLQGVVLCPTDRPATTAAAARNTSARATRPGRNDNAYMYILFVMTLFAATVGSLILGYTRSRKVDKRSDPYHVYIKNRVSMI
- the LIPT2 gene encoding octanoyl-[acyl-carrier-protein]:protein N-octanoyltransferase LIPT2, mitochondrial isoform X2 translates to MSRAPVRVLRLGLCPYTEALRVQERCVAAARAARPGPGPVPVPAPTPASTAGESVVLSEPAAPVYVWGLRGAPEAEAAARLRARGAGLLAARRGGHITFHGPGQLLAFPVLDLRRRRLPLRGYVAALEALVVRMCRRFGLAAARALPPPFTGVWMGDSKVCAIAPELFPCTTAPHLAPHPGSQHPQLGSVASSQGPAAQTPIFNTAPCPSPPETLTSGMRGWGEASHH